One window of Pocillopora verrucosa isolate sample1 chromosome 9, ASM3666991v2, whole genome shotgun sequence genomic DNA carries:
- the LOC131771403 gene encoding uncharacterized protein, whose protein sequence is MLDVNNSHLQDVPSEQSQENETGLSESRNASGDHHPRRKEIASRLRPIIYLMKLTGECSQDVLVLNEIPATGSRLFSRLYRGIATLGQWGVVVQCITTVFFEGFADLKRFYFLLIFSIWALQCAVVATICLYVFPNRQTESSRFSQFLSSLCSAESNERRSKKCKVNLILAFVTFFAIFNTLFVISLDLMYGSIISFRPWNGFLVYRLNFFAFIFCSCFSWALPFSLFYVSCDLLLGIFEDLETKVKAGDPDASDIRWIRQEHRKLCVRVDLANKVFSHLLLAAVGLDVPLMCFNSHQLVKSNASTSSDFTYLVSLLYWSVCVVVKLAFILLAGVRVNEKIHSFYDILQSFTVPDNKGHLELLHFMMHLRGEPIGLSIGGLVVIDKSLVISLVGIIISYFAVLITLPS, encoded by the exons ATGCTGGATGTAAATAACTCTCACCTTCAAGATGTACCTTCCGAACAATCACAAGAAAACGAAACTGGATTGAGCGAGTCTAGAAATGCGTCCGGAGATCACCATCCTCGCCGTAAAGAAATAGCTTCAAGGCTTCGACCCATTATATATTTGATGAAATTAACCGGAGAGTGCTCTCAGGATGTTTTGGTGCTAAACGAGATACCCGCAACTGGTTCGCGCCTCTTTTCTCGTCTGTACCGCGGAATTGCAACTCTTGGTCAGTGGGGTGTCGTGGTGCAGTGCATTAcaactgttttctttgaagGTTTTGCAGATTTGAagagattttattttctgttgatCTTCTCCATCTGGGCTCTACAATGTGCAGTAGTTGCAACAATATGTCTATATGTTTTCCCAAACAGGCAAACAGAGTCATCCCGTTTTTCGCAATTCTTAAGCAGCTTGTGCAGTGCAGAAAGTAATGAAAGAAGGTCAAAGAAATGTAAGGTGAACTTGATATTGGCTTTCGTCACTTTCTTTGCTATTTTCAACACCCTCTTCGTTATTTCTTTAGACCTCATGTATGGCTCGATAATCTCTTTTCGTCCTTGGAACGGATTTCTGGTTTATCGCTTGAACTTCTTTGCGTTTATCTTCTGCAGTTGCTTTTCATGGGCACTGCCATTTTCGTTGTTTTACGTATCTTGCGATCTGCTGCTTGGAATTTTTGAGGATTTGGAAACCAAAGTAAAAGCAGGCGATCCTGATGCCTCCGATATCAGATGGATTCGGCAGGAACATCGAAAACTTTGTGTGCGGGTTGATCTCGCAAATAAAGTTTTTTCTCATCTTCTTTTGGCGGCAGTGGGCTTAGATGTTCCTTTGATGTGTTTCAACTCTCACCAGCTGGTGAAATCGAACGCATCTACGAGTTCAGACTTTACGTATCTTGTCTCACTTTTGTACTGGTCTGTTTGTGTGGTTGTTAAGTTAGCTTTTATCCTTTTGGCAGGAGTTAGAGTCAACGAAAAG ATTCACAGCTTTTATGACATCTTACAAAGTTTCACTGTTCCTGACAACAAGGGTCACTTAGAG cttttacaTTTCATGATGCATCTTCGGGGAGAGCCCATTGGATTGTCCATTGGTGGATTGGTGGTGATCGACAAGTCCCTGGTTATCTCG CTCGTAGGAATAATCATCTCCTACTTCGCAGTATTGATAACATTGCCAAGTTGA